A genomic window from Herbiconiux aconitum includes:
- a CDS encoding DMT family transporter, which translates to MKDDSSATAALTAPLSRKAAGASGPATTRDAVAPASASPAPPPPASAAARARGLTAPGLAWGFLGVLAFSFTLPFTRIAVATLDPIMVSAGRAVVAAALAAIVLLVTRTSLPPRAVWPRILVVAAGVVVGFPMLTSFALQTSPASHGAVVIGLLPAATAVVAVVRGRERPSRLFWLASIAGAAAVVAFTLISGGGFGGVHISDLLLLGAVIAAAVGYAEGGLLSREIGSWQVICWALVVAAPVMAVLTGISVVQHPPTAPLDGWLAFAYVSAISMFLGFFAWYRGLGIGPIASVSQIQLVQPVLTIVWAALLLGEPLTPLTIVGALAVIVCAAAAVRSRVRR; encoded by the coding sequence CACCACCCGCGACGCGGTTGCCCCAGCCTCTGCCTCGCCCGCGCCGCCGCCGCCCGCTTCCGCCGCCGCCCGGGCCCGCGGACTCACCGCCCCCGGTCTCGCCTGGGGGTTCCTCGGGGTGCTCGCCTTCTCGTTCACTCTCCCCTTCACCCGCATCGCCGTCGCGACACTCGACCCGATCATGGTGAGCGCCGGCCGCGCCGTGGTGGCGGCCGCCCTCGCCGCCATCGTGCTGCTCGTGACCCGCACGTCGCTGCCACCACGCGCCGTCTGGCCGCGCATCCTGGTCGTAGCGGCCGGGGTAGTGGTCGGGTTTCCGATGCTCACCTCCTTCGCCCTGCAGACCTCGCCCGCCAGTCACGGCGCCGTCGTGATCGGCCTGCTGCCGGCCGCGACCGCAGTGGTCGCGGTGGTGCGCGGCCGGGAACGCCCGAGCCGGCTGTTCTGGCTCGCGTCGATCGCCGGCGCGGCCGCCGTCGTCGCCTTCACCCTCATCAGCGGTGGCGGATTCGGCGGCGTGCACATCTCCGATCTCCTCCTCCTCGGAGCGGTGATCGCCGCGGCGGTCGGCTACGCCGAAGGCGGCCTGCTCTCGCGCGAGATCGGCTCCTGGCAGGTGATCTGCTGGGCGCTCGTGGTGGCCGCACCGGTGATGGCCGTGCTGACCGGGATCTCCGTGGTGCAGCATCCGCCGACCGCGCCGCTCGACGGCTGGCTCGCCTTCGCCTACGTGAGCGCGATCAGCATGTTCCTCGGCTTCTTCGCGTGGTATCGCGGCCTCGGAATCGGGCCCATCGCATCCGTGAGTCAGATCCAGCTGGTGCAGCCGGTGCTCACCATCGTCTGGGCAGCACTCCTCCTCGGAGAACCGTTGACTCCACTCACGATCGTGGGAGCCCTCGCGGTCATCGTGTGCGCGGCCGCGGCCGTACGTTCCCGAGTGCGCCGTTAG
- a CDS encoding FAD-dependent oxidoreductase, whose product MTKLRLAIVGAGPAGIYAADLLVKAERHFDVSIDLFEQLPAPYGLVRYGVAPDHPRIKGIITALREVLDSGVIRFFGNVRYGVDITLDDLKKHYNAVIFSTGAVRDASLNVPGIDLEGSYGAADFVSWFDGHPDVPRTWPLDAQSVAVIGNGNVALDVSRILAKHADDLLVTEIPTNVYEGLKASPVTDVHVFGRRGPAQVKFTPLELRELGEMNDVDMIVADEDFELDDASKAAIESNKQVFVINKVLNQWRERPVGQASRRLHLHFYAKPLEIVGDADGRVSAIRYERTKPDAAGGVVGTGEIREIPIQAVYRAVGYFGSPLDGIPFDEHHGVIPNHEGQVLDDHNEVIPGVYATGWIKRGPVGLIGHTKSDAMETLSHLVRDQANWWSPADPSEEAMPALLSSRGVAYTDLDGWHKLDQHELALGAADTPPRLRIKVVPRDEMIDISRA is encoded by the coding sequence GTGACCAAGCTCCGTTTGGCCATCGTCGGAGCCGGCCCCGCCGGAATCTACGCCGCAGACCTGCTCGTGAAGGCCGAGCGTCACTTCGACGTCTCGATCGACCTGTTCGAGCAGCTGCCCGCCCCCTACGGTCTCGTGCGCTACGGCGTCGCGCCCGACCATCCGCGCATCAAGGGCATCATCACCGCGCTCCGCGAGGTGCTCGACTCGGGTGTCATCCGGTTCTTCGGCAACGTGCGCTACGGCGTCGACATCACGCTCGACGACCTGAAGAAGCACTACAACGCCGTCATCTTCTCCACCGGCGCCGTCCGCGACGCCTCGTTGAACGTTCCAGGCATCGACCTCGAGGGCTCCTACGGTGCCGCCGATTTCGTGAGCTGGTTCGACGGGCATCCGGATGTTCCGCGCACCTGGCCGCTCGACGCGCAGTCGGTCGCGGTGATCGGTAACGGCAACGTAGCGCTCGACGTGTCGCGCATCCTGGCCAAGCACGCCGACGACCTCCTGGTCACCGAGATCCCGACGAACGTCTACGAGGGCCTCAAGGCCTCGCCCGTCACCGACGTGCACGTGTTCGGCCGCCGGGGGCCGGCTCAGGTGAAGTTCACTCCGCTTGAGCTCCGCGAGCTCGGCGAGATGAACGACGTCGACATGATCGTGGCCGACGAGGACTTCGAGCTCGACGACGCCTCGAAGGCGGCCATCGAGTCGAACAAGCAGGTCTTCGTCATCAACAAGGTGCTGAACCAATGGCGCGAGCGGCCGGTGGGCCAGGCGTCCCGGCGACTGCACCTGCACTTCTACGCGAAGCCGCTCGAGATCGTCGGCGACGCCGACGGCCGTGTTTCGGCCATCCGATATGAGCGCACCAAGCCGGATGCGGCGGGCGGCGTGGTCGGCACGGGCGAGATCCGCGAGATCCCGATCCAGGCCGTCTACCGCGCCGTCGGCTACTTCGGGTCGCCGCTCGACGGCATCCCGTTCGATGAGCACCACGGCGTCATCCCGAACCACGAGGGCCAGGTGCTCGACGACCACAACGAGGTCATCCCGGGCGTGTACGCCACCGGGTGGATCAAGCGCGGACCGGTCGGACTGATCGGCCACACCAAGTCCGACGCGATGGAGACGCTGTCGCACCTCGTGCGCGACCAGGCGAACTGGTGGAGCCCGGCCGATCCCTCCGAGGAAGCGATGCCCGCGCTGCTCTCGTCGCGGGGCGTGGCGTACACCGACCTCGACGGCTGGCACAAGCTCGACCAGCACGAGTTGGCGCTCGGAGCTGCCGACACCCCGCCGCGTCTGCGCATCAAAGTCGTGCCGCGCGACGAGATGATCGACATCTCCCGCGCCTAA
- a CDS encoding polyprenyl synthetase family protein, whose protein sequence is MTPSLRRATGRSTPLSLADRLFSTGEDRRTARLIEESIDALEIRLAAETKFTGGLVDVVSRYLLDAGGKRVRPILAFLTAQLGEGVTDEVITAATSIELTHLASLYHDDVMDDADQRRGVPSAQNVWGNSVAILTGDLLFARASALLAQLGERAIRLQADTFERLCLGQLNETIGPQDGEDAVAHYLRVLADKTGSLISASAQLGIIFSGGDPTFEEPVREFGEKVGIAFQLVDDVIDIAPSDRESGKTPGTDIRAGVATLPVLFLQQEAVNDPTAAALLARLTPEALAAGGTEADDAIRALREHPVTQRTIDEARRFAREATEALAPLPAGTVKKTLTRFADTVVERTS, encoded by the coding sequence GTGACCCCCAGTCTCCGCCGTGCCACGGGCCGGTCCACTCCGCTCTCGCTCGCGGACCGCCTCTTCTCCACCGGCGAAGACCGGCGCACCGCCCGTCTCATCGAGGAGAGCATCGATGCGCTCGAGATCCGCCTCGCCGCCGAGACGAAGTTCACCGGTGGTCTCGTGGATGTCGTGTCGCGGTATCTGCTGGATGCCGGCGGCAAGCGGGTGCGGCCCATCCTCGCCTTCCTCACCGCCCAGCTCGGCGAGGGTGTGACCGACGAGGTCATCACGGCGGCCACGTCGATCGAGCTCACCCACCTCGCTTCCCTCTATCACGACGACGTGATGGATGACGCGGATCAGCGCCGCGGGGTGCCGAGCGCCCAGAACGTGTGGGGCAACTCGGTCGCCATCCTCACCGGCGACCTGCTGTTCGCGCGGGCCAGCGCCCTGCTCGCCCAGCTCGGCGAGCGGGCCATCCGATTGCAGGCGGACACCTTCGAGCGCCTGTGCCTCGGCCAGCTCAACGAGACCATCGGCCCGCAAGACGGCGAAGACGCCGTTGCTCATTACCTCCGCGTGCTCGCCGACAAGACAGGGTCGCTCATCTCGGCATCCGCCCAGCTCGGCATCATCTTCTCGGGTGGCGACCCGACGTTCGAGGAGCCGGTGCGGGAGTTCGGCGAGAAGGTCGGCATCGCCTTCCAGCTGGTCGACGACGTGATCGACATCGCCCCGAGCGACCGGGAGTCGGGCAAGACGCCCGGTACCGACATCCGCGCGGGCGTCGCGACACTGCCGGTGCTGTTCCTGCAGCAGGAAGCGGTCAACGACCCCACGGCTGCGGCGTTGCTGGCACGGCTGACTCCCGAGGCGCTCGCGGCGGGCGGCACGGAGGCCGACGACGCCATCCGAGCGCTTCGCGAGCATCCGGTCACCCAGCGCACGATCGACGAAGCCCGTCGGTTCGCCCGCGAGGCCACGGAGGCGCTCGCCCCGCTGCCGGCCGGCACCGTGAAGAAGACCCTCACCCGTTTCGCCGACACCGTGGTCGAGCGCACCAGCTAG
- a CDS encoding class I SAM-dependent methyltransferase: MTKADLTKRPEQVSAMFDQVAAGYDRTNTVLSVGNAMLWRVATTRAVAPRPGERILDLAAGTGTSSASLARSGAHIVAADFSPGMIEVGKKRQAGLPNIEFVVADGMNLPFADDEFDAVTISFGLRNIAEPQTALAELFRVTAPGGRIVICEFSKPVAPIRSAYYWYLKNVMPTLAKAASSNVPAYDYLFESIESWPDQKTLAGWLRQAGFGHVKYRDLSAGIVALHKGTKPLPEEK; this comes from the coding sequence GTGACTAAGGCAGACCTCACCAAGCGACCCGAGCAGGTCTCTGCCATGTTCGACCAGGTGGCAGCCGGATACGACCGCACCAACACCGTGCTCTCGGTCGGCAACGCCATGCTCTGGCGCGTGGCGACCACCCGCGCGGTCGCCCCGCGACCGGGGGAGCGCATCCTCGACCTCGCGGCCGGCACCGGAACCTCGAGCGCTTCGCTCGCACGCAGCGGCGCGCACATCGTGGCCGCCGACTTCTCGCCGGGCATGATCGAGGTCGGCAAGAAGCGGCAGGCCGGCCTGCCGAACATCGAGTTCGTGGTGGCTGACGGCATGAACCTGCCCTTCGCCGACGACGAGTTCGACGCCGTCACCATCTCGTTCGGCCTGCGCAACATCGCGGAGCCGCAGACCGCGCTCGCCGAGCTCTTCCGGGTGACGGCACCCGGTGGCCGCATCGTGATCTGCGAGTTCAGTAAGCCCGTGGCGCCGATCCGTTCCGCCTATTACTGGTATCTCAAGAATGTCATGCCCACACTCGCCAAGGCGGCCTCGTCGAACGTGCCCGCCTATGACTACCTCTTCGAGTCGATCGAATCCTGGCCCGACCAGAAGACCCTGGCGGGGTGGCTGCGCCAGGCCGGGTTCGGGCACGTGAAGTATCGCGACCTGAGCGCCGGGATCGTGGCCCTGCACAAGGGCACGAAGCCGCTGCCGGAAGAAAAGTAG
- a CDS encoding isochorismate synthase, whose protein sequence is MSDTPPVPRLHVETTRVDDLKLLIPLIDPRHPLIWMRKGQGIAGIGEALRLEFSGPDRMLDACAAWKEVVDAATVTDPISAPGTGLVAFGTFAFADDSAASSVLIVPRLVLGKRDGRFWITRTSVEGEDPASVVTPTARPLGPEYRISLLPGAVSAEGFRASVDAAIARIADQQLSKVVLARDLTGHLPAGSDLRRPLTDLALGYPDCWTYAVDGFVGSSPETLVRVDHGTVSARVLAGTTSRGTDAEADQEKAVALATSTKDLDEHGYAVTSVMAALTPHSRNLTVSEIPFTLKLPNLWHLASDIEGTLSDGSTSLDLIAALHPTAAVAGTPTSSALALIHELEPFDRGRYAGPVGWVGADGDGEWAVALRSAQVDESGDITAFAGCGIVTDSDPEHEYLETKMKFRPIVEAFG, encoded by the coding sequence GTGAGTGATACTCCCCCGGTTCCGCGTCTGCACGTCGAGACCACCCGGGTAGACGACCTGAAGCTCCTCATCCCACTCATCGATCCGCGGCATCCGCTGATTTGGATGCGCAAGGGCCAGGGAATCGCCGGCATCGGCGAGGCGCTGCGACTCGAATTCTCGGGGCCCGACCGGATGCTCGACGCCTGCGCCGCCTGGAAAGAGGTGGTCGACGCCGCGACCGTCACCGACCCGATCTCAGCCCCCGGCACGGGCCTCGTGGCCTTCGGCACCTTCGCCTTCGCCGACGACTCCGCCGCGTCGAGCGTGCTGATCGTGCCGCGCCTGGTGCTGGGCAAGCGCGACGGCCGGTTCTGGATCACGCGCACGAGTGTCGAGGGCGAAGATCCGGCCTCCGTCGTCACCCCCACCGCTCGCCCTCTCGGCCCCGAATACCGCATCTCGCTGCTGCCGGGCGCCGTGTCTGCGGAGGGGTTCCGGGCATCCGTCGACGCCGCGATCGCCCGCATCGCCGACCAGCAGCTGAGCAAGGTGGTGCTGGCCCGCGACCTCACCGGCCATCTGCCGGCGGGCTCCGACCTGCGCCGCCCGCTCACCGACCTCGCCCTCGGCTACCCCGACTGCTGGACCTACGCCGTCGACGGTTTCGTGGGCTCGAGCCCCGAGACGCTCGTGCGGGTCGACCACGGAACCGTCAGCGCCCGGGTGCTCGCCGGAACCACCTCACGGGGAACGGATGCGGAGGCCGACCAGGAGAAGGCGGTCGCGCTCGCGACGTCCACCAAAGACCTCGATGAGCACGGCTACGCGGTCACCAGCGTGATGGCGGCACTCACGCCGCACAGCCGCAACCTCACCGTGAGCGAGATCCCGTTCACCCTCAAGCTGCCGAACCTCTGGCACCTCGCGAGCGACATCGAAGGCACGCTGAGTGATGGCTCCACCTCGCTCGACCTGATCGCGGCGCTGCACCCGACCGCGGCCGTGGCGGGCACACCCACCTCCTCGGCTCTGGCTCTCATCCACGAACTCGAACCGTTCGACCGCGGCCGCTACGCCGGGCCCGTGGGCTGGGTGGGCGCCGACGGCGACGGCGAGTGGGCTGTCGCCCTGCGCTCGGCCCAGGTCGACGAATCCGGTGACATCACGGCGTTCGCCGGGTGCGGGATCGTGACCGACTCCGATCCGGAGCACGAATACCTCGAGACGAAGATGAAATTCCGCCCGATCGTCGAGGCTTTCGGCTAG
- a CDS encoding fasciclin domain-containing protein, with the protein MRITKRHTLTALAIAAVATFGLAGCSGSSTDTSGSSSTGESTAPSEMATPSPEAMADPASDLVGSGCAAYADAVPDGAGSVAGMAADPVATAASNNPLLKTLVAAVSGGVNPDVNLVDTLNGSEFTVFAPVDDAFAKIDAATLDSLKTPEGAATLTQILTYHVVPGQISPDMIDGDHTTVEGGTVTVTGSGDDLMVNDAKVICGGVHTANATVYLIDSVLMPTM; encoded by the coding sequence ATGCGTATCACCAAGCGCCACACACTGACGGCTCTCGCAATCGCTGCCGTCGCCACGTTCGGTCTCGCCGGATGTTCCGGCTCCAGCACCGACACCTCCGGCTCGTCGTCGACCGGAGAGTCGACTGCTCCCTCGGAGATGGCGACGCCCAGCCCCGAAGCAATGGCCGACCCCGCGTCCGACCTCGTCGGTTCCGGATGCGCCGCCTACGCGGATGCCGTTCCGGACGGCGCGGGCTCCGTAGCCGGCATGGCTGCCGACCCGGTCGCCACCGCCGCCTCGAACAACCCGTTGCTGAAGACCCTGGTCGCCGCGGTCTCCGGTGGAGTGAACCCCGACGTCAACCTCGTCGACACCCTGAACGGCAGTGAGTTCACGGTCTTCGCCCCCGTCGACGACGCGTTCGCCAAGATCGACGCCGCAACGCTCGACTCGCTGAAGACCCCGGAAGGCGCCGCGACGCTGACCCAGATCCTCACCTATCACGTGGTTCCCGGTCAGATCTCGCCTGACATGATCGACGGCGACCACACCACCGTCGAAGGCGGCACCGTGACCGTCACCGGCAGTGGCGACGACCTCATGGTCAACGACGCCAAGGTCATCTGCGGCGGCGTGCACACCGCCAACGCCACCGTGTACCTCATCGACTCGGTGCTGATGCCCACGATGTAG
- a CDS encoding YidH family protein has product MDESAASSSEPAAQEPPDTRRPRSVYGVGRDPDVRFSLANERTALAWVRTGLSLVAGGVALTTLATIADLPWVVDVIALVACLAGGALAASALFSWRRVERALREDRPLPAPVALPWLVGGVVVLALVLGGYAVFEIGRGL; this is encoded by the coding sequence ATGGATGAATCGGCTGCCAGCTCCTCGGAGCCGGCTGCGCAGGAGCCACCGGACACCCGCCGGCCGCGTTCGGTCTACGGCGTCGGCCGCGATCCGGATGTACGGTTCAGCCTCGCCAACGAGCGCACGGCTCTCGCCTGGGTGCGAACGGGGCTCTCCCTCGTCGCGGGCGGCGTGGCACTCACGACGCTCGCGACCATCGCCGACCTGCCCTGGGTCGTCGACGTCATCGCCCTGGTCGCCTGTCTCGCCGGTGGCGCGCTGGCCGCGTCGGCCCTGTTCTCCTGGCGGCGGGTCGAGCGGGCACTCCGCGAAGACCGACCGCTGCCCGCCCCCGTCGCCCTGCCATGGCTCGTGGGCGGCGTGGTGGTTCTGGCGCTGGTGCTCGGCGGCTACGCGGTGTTCGAGATCGGGCGGGGTCTGTGA
- a CDS encoding DUF202 domain-containing protein, protein MSPKSVEGDTSTPRDPGLQPERTALAWQRTALSTAMIALLLAFACLRGGFLIGTAIAALVAIGAGATLFFTRRASARKNRVSPWTPLTRIAVLLIATAVLGVIFALIALF, encoded by the coding sequence GTGAGTCCGAAATCAGTCGAGGGCGACACCTCGACGCCGCGTGACCCCGGCCTGCAGCCCGAGCGCACCGCCTTGGCGTGGCAACGCACGGCTCTCTCCACGGCCATGATCGCGTTGTTGCTCGCGTTCGCCTGTCTGCGGGGCGGTTTCCTGATCGGCACCGCGATCGCCGCCCTCGTCGCGATCGGTGCCGGTGCGACGCTGTTCTTCACGCGCCGCGCTTCGGCCCGCAAGAACCGCGTCTCGCCGTGGACGCCCCTCACCCGCATCGCCGTACTTCTGATCGCCACCGCCGTGCTCGGCGTGATCTTCGCGCTGATCGCCCTGTTCTGA
- a CDS encoding cell wall-binding repeat-containing protein, whose product MPVITDSVHEGRGRGGLGRLRLAGIAAAVAVIGSVALAPAAANAEELVPVLNNDAYTLSAGQTFTTPAGQGVFANDVDLGLNALISIVAGPTHGSIEGLGDGGEFTYSPDNTYVGSDSFVYCIKLGKALPCLPLLTAKVTLTVEPTIERIGGADRYAVSAGVSAKFPADIDTVYVASGAVFPDALSASAAAGAQDAPVLLVTKDAIPAVVDAELRRLQPQRIVLMGGLNTIGAAVETALGAYTDAVDRIGGADRFVVSAAVSRGVFDPDREVAYVASGEVFPDALSGSAAAGLLGGPVLLVTKTGIPADVKTELERLHPSRIVVLGGTNTVADSVATGLTAIAPTTRIDGADRYAVSASVSADAFDVDDTGTVYVASGEVFPDALSGSAAAIHSHAPVLLVSKESIPATIATELDRINPVHIVVLGGINTISDATYAALATHLG is encoded by the coding sequence ATGCCGGTCATTACGGATTCAGTGCACGAAGGGCGCGGGCGCGGCGGGCTCGGGCGGCTCCGGCTGGCGGGAATCGCCGCGGCAGTCGCCGTGATCGGGTCTGTCGCCCTCGCCCCAGCGGCGGCCAACGCCGAGGAGCTCGTCCCGGTGTTGAACAACGACGCCTACACTCTGTCGGCTGGGCAGACCTTCACGACGCCCGCCGGTCAGGGGGTGTTCGCGAACGATGTCGATCTCGGGTTGAACGCGCTCATCTCGATCGTGGCCGGGCCCACGCACGGCTCCATCGAGGGCCTGGGCGATGGCGGCGAGTTCACCTACTCGCCCGACAACACGTATGTGGGCAGCGACTCGTTCGTCTACTGCATCAAGTTGGGCAAGGCTCTCCCCTGTCTGCCGCTGCTCACGGCGAAAGTGACACTCACCGTCGAGCCGACGATCGAGCGGATCGGCGGCGCCGACCGCTACGCCGTGTCGGCGGGCGTCTCCGCGAAGTTCCCGGCCGACATCGACACCGTCTACGTCGCTTCGGGTGCTGTGTTCCCCGACGCCCTCTCCGCCTCCGCCGCGGCCGGAGCACAGGATGCGCCCGTGCTGCTGGTCACGAAGGACGCCATCCCCGCGGTGGTCGACGCCGAACTGCGGCGCCTGCAGCCGCAGCGGATCGTGCTGATGGGCGGTCTGAACACCATCGGCGCCGCGGTCGAGACGGCGCTGGGCGCTTACACCGATGCGGTGGATCGCATCGGAGGCGCCGACCGCTTCGTCGTCTCGGCCGCGGTCTCGCGGGGCGTCTTCGACCCTGACCGCGAGGTGGCGTACGTGGCATCGGGCGAAGTCTTCCCCGACGCCCTGTCGGGATCGGCCGCGGCCGGGCTGCTGGGTGGCCCCGTGCTGCTTGTCACGAAGACCGGTATTCCGGCCGACGTGAAGACCGAGCTGGAGCGGTTGCACCCCAGCCGGATCGTGGTGCTCGGTGGCACGAATACGGTGGCTGACTCCGTCGCGACCGGACTCACGGCGATTGCGCCGACCACGCGCATCGACGGCGCCGACCGCTACGCCGTGTCGGCGAGCGTCTCGGCCGATGCTTTCGACGTCGACGACACCGGCACGGTGTACGTGGCGTCGGGCGAGGTGTTCCCGGATGCACTGTCCGGCTCGGCGGCGGCCATCCACTCCCACGCGCCGGTGCTGCTGGTGTCGAAAGAGAGCATCCCGGCCACGATCGCCACCGAACTCGACCGCATCAACCCGGTGCACATCGTGGTTCTCGGTGGCATCAACACCATCTCCGACGCGACGTACGCCGCGCTGGCGACCCACCTGGGGTAG
- a CDS encoding DUF1345 domain-containing protein — translation MEERESRAVRMRHARVRFAVMAVVGLAVAGASVVLGHGDVAAIAGWSAACIVYLIWIWATIGTMDARETEEHAFREDPTRTISDVLLIIASLASVLVVVFVLVLASTTADVERDILSGIAVMSVVLSWGLVHTLYTLRYAVIYYSGTVGGVSFNQDELPRYADFAYLAFTLGMTFQVSDTNLTSSAIRMTALRHALLSYLFGSVILASLVNLLAGFAP, via the coding sequence ATGGAAGAACGCGAATCCCGCGCAGTCCGGATGCGCCATGCCCGCGTGCGGTTCGCCGTGATGGCAGTGGTGGGGCTGGCCGTCGCCGGCGCCTCCGTTGTGCTCGGTCACGGCGACGTGGCGGCGATAGCCGGCTGGAGCGCGGCCTGCATCGTGTACCTGATCTGGATCTGGGCGACGATCGGCACCATGGATGCCCGGGAGACCGAGGAGCACGCCTTCCGCGAAGACCCGACCCGAACGATCAGCGACGTGCTGCTCATCATCGCCAGCCTGGCGAGTGTGCTGGTGGTGGTCTTCGTGCTCGTGCTGGCGTCGACCACGGCCGACGTCGAGCGCGACATCCTGAGCGGCATCGCGGTGATGAGTGTGGTGCTGTCCTGGGGGCTCGTGCACACGCTCTACACGCTGCGCTACGCGGTGATCTACTACTCCGGCACCGTCGGCGGCGTCTCGTTCAACCAAGACGAGCTGCCCCGATACGCCGACTTCGCCTATCTCGCCTTCACGCTCGGAATGACGTTCCAGGTCTCCGACACGAACCTCACGTCGTCGGCGATCCGGATGACGGCACTACGGCACGCGCTCCTGTCCTACCTCTTCGGGTCGGTCATCCTGGCGAGCCTGGTGAACCTCTTGGCAGGCTTCGCGCCCTGA
- a CDS encoding ECF transporter S component — MKNTSTRLLLSCAAIGVAGGILYVVASYLGGTVNAVVPMLYGLTLGVYFLPGAIAQFLFRRGGVALLVAVLSGLVSAAFQPLGFVAALIALGIGVLQELPFLILRYRRWPVWLFLAGAVFSGVVLAVGMYRLVGARELDSAGAIVLVAGSVLSPVLFTLLAIAIARALAATGVARGLARPANRR; from the coding sequence ATGAAGAACACCAGCACCCGCCTGCTGCTCAGTTGTGCGGCCATCGGCGTCGCCGGCGGCATCCTGTACGTCGTCGCGTCGTATCTCGGCGGAACGGTCAACGCGGTCGTGCCGATGCTCTACGGCTTGACCCTCGGGGTGTACTTCCTGCCGGGTGCGATCGCGCAGTTCCTGTTCCGCCGCGGCGGCGTCGCCCTGCTGGTGGCCGTTCTTTCGGGCCTCGTGTCGGCCGCCTTCCAGCCGCTCGGCTTCGTGGCGGCCCTGATCGCCCTGGGTATCGGCGTGCTGCAGGAGCTGCCGTTTCTGATCCTCCGGTATCGCCGCTGGCCCGTCTGGCTCTTCCTGGCGGGCGCGGTGTTCTCGGGTGTGGTGCTCGCGGTCGGAATGTATCGCCTGGTGGGCGCCCGCGAGCTCGACTCGGCGGGCGCGATCGTGCTCGTGGCCGGGTCGGTGCTGTCGCCCGTTCTCTTCACGCTGCTGGCGATCGCGATCGCCCGTGCGCTCGCGGCGACGGGCGTTGCGCGGGGCCTCGCGCGACCTGCGAACCGACGCTAG